A genomic window from Leptospira broomii serovar Hurstbridge str. 5399 includes:
- the flhB gene encoding flagellar biosynthesis protein FlhB, with product MKCLWIPLVFRLFPRRCENGEISDLSFAAENFRIDLQLFAAEDEGRTQPGSERRRREEREKGNVPKSSEVPSAIVLLAGVVLMYIMGEYFFMKSYYLLRKYFFGIRSADSVSLEAVSTLMNNALWDITQLLLPLMGITVVAAIVGNVVQVGFLFAPRALAFNFSRIRPNFKKVLPNRQTLFNLGKSLAKVAIIGWVSYFIIEKDFFRILMLGHMGLEESVSLITYTAFKIFVVVGILLLAISVGDYFFQRYEYEESLKMTPSEAKREMKEQDGDPSLQARRRQMARDTIKKSRMLTEVPKADVVITNPTHFAVALEYKPSIHKAPIVIAKGVDDFALRIIRVAKSNGVPTVEDRPMARTLYDEVEIGQEVPARFYTALSVIFTKLESFRKAFRNAS from the coding sequence ATGAAGTGCTTATGGATCCCACTTGTTTTCCGGCTCTTCCCTCGAAGATGTGAGAACGGAGAGATATCCGACCTATCTTTTGCCGCTGAAAACTTTCGAATCGATCTGCAACTGTTTGCGGCCGAGGACGAAGGTCGTACTCAACCGGGTAGCGAGAGGAGAAGAAGAGAAGAACGGGAAAAAGGGAATGTCCCGAAGAGTTCCGAAGTTCCTTCCGCAATCGTTCTACTCGCCGGTGTAGTACTGATGTATATTATGGGAGAATACTTTTTCATGAAGTCGTACTACCTACTTCGAAAGTATTTTTTCGGAATTAGATCTGCGGATTCGGTAAGCTTGGAAGCGGTTTCAACACTTATGAATAACGCACTATGGGATATCACCCAATTACTTTTGCCGTTAATGGGAATTACGGTCGTTGCGGCTATCGTAGGGAACGTTGTCCAAGTAGGATTCTTATTCGCGCCAAGGGCCTTGGCGTTTAATTTCAGTCGGATTCGACCGAACTTTAAGAAGGTTCTTCCGAATCGACAAACCCTATTTAATTTGGGAAAATCTTTGGCCAAGGTCGCAATCATCGGCTGGGTTTCGTACTTTATCATCGAGAAGGATTTCTTCAGGATCCTCATGTTAGGACATATGGGATTGGAAGAGTCGGTTTCTCTGATCACATATACTGCATTCAAAATATTTGTAGTAGTCGGGATTCTACTATTGGCGATCAGCGTAGGAGACTATTTCTTCCAGCGTTATGAATACGAAGAATCGTTGAAAATGACCCCATCTGAAGCCAAACGTGAAATGAAAGAACAGGACGGAGATCCGTCCTTACAAGCGCGTCGTCGCCAGATGGCTCGAGATACGATTAAGAAAAGTCGAATGCTTACCGAAGTTCCCAAGGCGGACGTCGTCATAACCAATCCGACCCATTTTGCCGTGGCCTTGGAATATAAACCGTCCATTCATAAGGCTCCGATCGTGATTGCGAAAGGTGTCGACGATTTTGCCCTACGAATCATTCGAGTCGCAAAATCCAACGGAGTTCCCACAGTGGAGGATCGCCCGATGGCCAGAACCTTGTACGACGAAGTGGAGATCGGGCAGGAAGTTCCGGCACGCTTCTATACCGCTCTCAGTGTGATCTTTACAAAACTCGAATCCTTCAGGAAAGCGTTCCGTAACGCATCGTAG
- a CDS encoding flagellar biosynthesis protein FlhA, with protein MEKKWYMQSDFILGAGAVSIVAMLVVPLPGVILDLLILFSLAISLLIVLTSLSIKEPAEFSVFPSLLLITTIYRLALNVSTTRQILSKGPAVNSAIIDAFGSFIVGSESGLSKYVVGFIIFLILVIVQVLVITKGATRISEVAARFTLDALPGKQMAIDMELSTGNINEEEAKKRRKKIEAEVDFYGSMDGASKFVQGDVRAGLIITAINLIGGVVIGASIRGESFVSAIETYGKFTIGDGLVSQIPALLTTVATGIIVTRSGSESDLAKQFKTQLFANSKVLYVVAASMGLGAFIPGLPFIPMLLMSGGLAYLAYSMERTVQEQLDVLEKKEKESVSDRKPRDYYDELRIEPIEIEFGYHLVPLVDTSQGGTLMDQISNLRAKFARESGIVIPPIRILDNLEIPPDQFTIKINGVEVGSSTIRPDKLMAMPSAESQEITSIEGEAFVEPAYGRTAKWISSDTKGDAESKGFIVVDASTVIITYLRELLATHAASLLGREEVKKLLDHYRSQYPTLVQELEADKPGNLGMLQQVLQNLLREGLGIRNLVPILETIANKMPKYPNPYVLTEFVRQAISNTIVKDYMVDGKLQAVVVEGRVLDRLNKSLAQDRLEGRDILVLPPEFQRRLLESVAEMNRKIQESRGFPIYVVNREVRMPFAYFLAKEFPPRNFAVLALEEVHSSVPTVIVGELRVTQTQAAETVETL; from the coding sequence ATGGAAAAGAAATGGTACATGCAGTCGGACTTTATCCTAGGCGCCGGCGCGGTTTCGATCGTCGCGATGTTAGTCGTTCCCTTGCCGGGAGTGATCCTGGATTTATTGATTTTGTTCAGCCTAGCAATCAGTCTTTTGATCGTATTGACCTCGCTTTCGATCAAGGAGCCCGCGGAATTCTCCGTTTTTCCCAGTCTTTTGTTGATAACTACGATTTATCGACTAGCATTAAACGTATCGACTACTAGGCAGATTCTTTCCAAAGGGCCAGCGGTAAATAGCGCGATCATAGACGCATTCGGGTCCTTCATAGTCGGAAGCGAATCAGGTTTGAGTAAATACGTAGTAGGATTCATAATCTTTCTTATCTTAGTGATCGTGCAAGTATTGGTGATCACCAAGGGTGCGACCCGGATTTCGGAAGTCGCTGCCAGGTTCACGTTGGACGCCCTACCCGGAAAGCAGATGGCCATCGATATGGAGCTCTCTACCGGAAATATCAACGAAGAAGAAGCCAAGAAACGGAGAAAGAAGATCGAAGCCGAAGTGGATTTTTACGGATCCATGGATGGTGCGAGTAAATTCGTCCAGGGAGACGTTCGGGCCGGGTTGATCATTACTGCGATCAATTTGATCGGCGGGGTCGTCATTGGAGCCAGTATTAGAGGAGAATCCTTTGTTTCCGCGATAGAAACTTACGGAAAATTCACCATTGGAGACGGATTAGTATCGCAGATTCCAGCTCTACTAACGACGGTTGCCACCGGTATTATCGTAACTCGCTCAGGTTCCGAATCCGATTTGGCAAAGCAGTTCAAGACTCAGTTGTTTGCAAATTCGAAGGTTCTGTATGTCGTAGCTGCTTCGATGGGATTGGGCGCTTTTATTCCGGGACTGCCGTTCATACCTATGCTTTTGATGTCGGGCGGGCTGGCTTATTTGGCCTATTCTATGGAGCGCACCGTCCAGGAGCAACTGGACGTTTTGGAGAAGAAGGAAAAAGAATCCGTTTCGGATCGCAAACCTAGAGATTATTACGACGAACTTAGAATCGAACCGATCGAAATCGAATTCGGTTATCATTTGGTTCCTTTGGTCGATACGTCGCAAGGCGGAACGCTTATGGATCAGATTTCCAATTTGCGTGCAAAGTTCGCGAGAGAGAGCGGGATCGTCATTCCACCGATTCGTATTTTAGATAATTTGGAAATTCCGCCGGATCAATTTACGATCAAAATCAACGGCGTGGAAGTCGGTTCGAGTACGATCAGACCCGATAAGCTTATGGCGATGCCTTCGGCGGAGAGCCAAGAGATTACTTCCATCGAGGGAGAAGCTTTCGTCGAGCCTGCATATGGAAGAACGGCAAAATGGATTTCCTCGGATACGAAGGGCGACGCCGAATCGAAAGGATTCATCGTCGTGGATGCTTCTACAGTCATCATCACTTACCTGCGAGAATTACTTGCGACTCACGCCGCAAGTTTATTGGGAAGAGAAGAAGTTAAAAAACTCCTGGATCATTATCGTTCTCAATATCCGACATTGGTCCAGGAACTGGAAGCCGACAAACCCGGAAATCTAGGAATGCTCCAGCAGGTTTTACAGAATCTTCTTCGGGAAGGTTTGGGAATTCGCAATTTGGTACCGATTTTGGAAACTATCGCAAACAAGATGCCCAAGTATCCGAATCCTTACGTTCTTACCGAATTCGTAAGACAAGCCATCTCGAATACGATCGTGAAAGATTATATGGTGGATGGGAAGTTACAGGCCGTCGTTGTAGAAGGAAGAGTTTTGGACCGCCTGAACAAATCGTTGGCGCAAGACCGACTCGAAGGCAGGGATATTTTGGTTCTTCCTCCCGAATTTCAGAGACGTCTTTTAGAATCTGTGGCGGAGATGAATCGGAAAATTCAGGAGAGCAGAGGCTTTCCTATTTACGTCGTGAATCGAGAGGTGCGGATGCCTTTTGCATATTTCCTGGCCAAGGAATTTCCTCCTCGAAATTTTGCAGTTCTTGCGCTGGAGGAAGTTCATTCTTCCGTTCCCACCGTCATAGTTGGCGAGTTGCGAGTCACCCAAACGCAGGCAGCCGAGACCGTCGAGACGCTTTGA
- the flhF gene encoding flagellar biosynthesis protein FlhF, whose amino-acid sequence MDFAKIRGKDLQDCLMQMKMKYGPEAHVIEHRILTEGGVFGTGLMAKKVIEIQVGIPEKASSREKVEKKLQDLKELLKQKSSQTVERRKSLDEIPSWEERSRRTIPSVISLPEEFISDEGNAEEKLGISFAQEFEPRLRNVRKSEPDSHLGRLKDRLIQEGMSARYANEIASAVEQRLSPLDRSRSVSVQEKAIEVLSERVQAEADIFKGTGRGQRKVVFFVGPTGSGKTTSIAKLAAKYHLHMGKAVSLYTTDNYRIAAIEQLKRYADTMEMPFYAVKDLKRFQETLARDGSELILIDTAGYSHRNMDQLGKMHGYLSAFGEKDSVENILVLSSTSSYHHSHSVMKAYEPLGFRRILLTKLDEAEFLGGFLELADTLNKGFTHLSVGQEVPFDMIPADKHLLAECVVNPERIKDIRGEIFSTIG is encoded by the coding sequence ATGGATTTCGCAAAGATTAGAGGCAAAGACCTACAAGATTGCTTAATGCAGATGAAAATGAAGTACGGACCGGAAGCTCACGTTATCGAGCATCGAATCCTTACGGAAGGAGGAGTTTTCGGAACTGGACTCATGGCGAAAAAAGTCATCGAGATCCAGGTCGGAATCCCTGAAAAAGCGAGTTCTCGCGAAAAGGTCGAGAAGAAGCTTCAAGACTTAAAAGAACTCCTAAAACAGAAATCGAGTCAAACGGTCGAAAGACGAAAAAGCTTGGACGAAATTCCTTCCTGGGAAGAGCGTTCTCGCCGGACGATTCCATCGGTTATATCCTTGCCGGAAGAATTTATTTCCGACGAAGGGAATGCGGAGGAAAAACTCGGAATCTCCTTTGCACAGGAATTTGAACCGAGACTCAGAAACGTTAGAAAGTCCGAACCTGATTCCCATCTAGGTCGATTGAAAGACCGGCTAATTCAAGAAGGAATGAGCGCCAGATATGCGAACGAAATTGCATCTGCCGTCGAACAGCGCCTGTCTCCTTTGGATAGATCCAGGTCCGTTTCCGTTCAGGAAAAAGCGATCGAAGTACTTTCCGAAAGAGTGCAAGCCGAGGCGGATATTTTCAAGGGTACCGGGCGTGGACAGAGAAAGGTGGTCTTTTTTGTCGGTCCGACAGGAAGCGGTAAAACCACCAGTATCGCAAAGCTCGCAGCGAAATATCATCTGCACATGGGGAAGGCCGTTTCTCTCTATACGACTGACAACTATCGGATTGCCGCAATCGAGCAACTAAAACGGTACGCAGATACCATGGAAATGCCATTTTATGCAGTAAAGGATCTAAAACGTTTCCAGGAGACTCTTGCGAGAGACGGTTCCGAATTGATTCTGATCGACACTGCAGGTTATAGCCATCGAAATATGGATCAACTAGGCAAGATGCACGGTTATCTTTCGGCTTTCGGGGAAAAAGATAGCGTTGAAAATATCCTTGTATTATCGTCTACATCATCGTATCATCATTCCCACTCGGTGATGAAAGCCTACGAACCTTTGGGTTTCCGCAGAATTTTATTAACCAAATTAGACGAAGCGGAATTTTTAGGTGGATTTCTGGAACTAGCCGATACACTAAATAAGGGTTTTACCCATCTAAGCGTCGGTCAAGAAGTGCCTTTTGATATGATCCCTGCGGATAAGCATCTACTTGCCGAGTGCGTGGTAAATCCGGAAAGAATCAAAGATATCAGAGGCGAAATCTTCTCTACAATCGGTTAA
- a CDS encoding MinD/ParA family protein, with translation MDQATQLRKLTEGNTSLKLVSSTKPMTKIIAIASGKGGVGKSTISVNLAISMAKAGQKVLVFDGDLGLANVNVILGIIPKYNLYHVVKGHKSLKDIIIQAPEGVDIIAGASGYSQLANLNDTQRNNLIKGFADLESYDYMIIDTGAGISSNVIGLTLPADDVIVVTTPEPTAITDSYGLIKAIVSQSRDKNLKMVVNRVRSAIEGKKVADRVIDISGQFLEVRVENLGFIFQDDEVEKSIREQKPYIIHSPKSKAAACLNRITYSLLNQEMDSQEDSGIGGFFKKFFNFVDVREKQQSLDDN, from the coding sequence ATGGACCAAGCGACCCAACTACGGAAATTAACCGAGGGTAATACGAGTCTTAAACTCGTTTCTTCAACCAAACCTATGACCAAAATTATTGCAATAGCTTCGGGAAAAGGCGGGGTCGGAAAAAGTACGATTTCCGTGAATCTCGCTATCTCGATGGCTAAAGCTGGACAGAAGGTTTTGGTTTTCGACGGAGACTTAGGTCTCGCAAACGTAAATGTTATTTTGGGGATTATTCCCAAATATAATTTATATCATGTTGTTAAGGGACATAAGAGTTTAAAAGATATTATCATTCAAGCACCGGAAGGCGTGGATATTATTGCGGGAGCGAGCGGTTATTCGCAACTTGCGAACCTGAACGATACGCAAAGAAATAATTTAATCAAAGGTTTTGCGGATCTGGAATCCTACGACTATATGATCATCGATACCGGGGCTGGGATTAGTTCCAACGTAATCGGATTAACACTGCCTGCGGACGATGTCATCGTAGTGACTACTCCGGAGCCGACCGCAATCACCGATTCTTACGGCTTGATTAAGGCAATCGTTTCTCAGAGCAGGGACAAAAACCTGAAAATGGTCGTAAATCGAGTTCGCTCCGCGATCGAAGGGAAGAAAGTCGCCGATCGAGTGATCGATATCTCCGGCCAATTCCTGGAAGTCAGAGTTGAAAATCTAGGCTTTATCTTTCAAGACGACGAAGTGGAGAAAAGTATCCGGGAACAAAAACCGTATATCATTCATTCACCAAAAAGTAAGGCGGCTGCCTGCCTCAATCGGATCACTTATTCTCTGCTGAATCAAGAAATGGATTCGCAAGAGGATTCCGGAATCGGCGGTTTCTTTAAGAAATTCTTCAATTTCGTGGATGTCCGTGAGAAGCAGCAAAGTTTAGACGACAATTGA
- the whiG gene encoding RNA polymerase sigma factor WhiG has product MSKLFDKYNNTDETELWKSYRDTKDQNIRSYLVEKYSPLVKHVAGRIAIGMPQNVEFDDLVSYGVFGLLDAIEKFDPDRQIKFKTYAMTRIRGSIFDELRSIDWIPRSIRQKAKQLEQIIGMLENKEGAHVEDEAIAKEMGISVEEFNTLLTKISGTSLVSLNDIWFLGDENDEVSFMETLESPMNMNPDTIIEKEEIKNVIVEAIKTLPDKEKKVIVLYYYEDLTLKEIGEVLEVTESRISQLHTRAVARLRSKLGKVKSVITKK; this is encoded by the coding sequence ATGTCCAAACTTTTTGATAAATATAATAATACGGATGAGACGGAACTGTGGAAGTCCTATCGGGACACCAAAGACCAGAACATACGCAGTTATCTCGTAGAAAAATATTCTCCCTTGGTCAAACACGTTGCGGGTCGCATCGCAATCGGAATGCCTCAGAATGTCGAGTTCGACGATCTAGTTTCCTACGGAGTCTTCGGACTTCTGGATGCGATTGAGAAGTTCGATCCGGATCGGCAGATCAAATTCAAAACCTATGCAATGACTCGGATTCGCGGTTCTATCTTTGATGAGCTGCGTTCTATCGATTGGATTCCGCGTTCGATCCGCCAGAAGGCGAAACAGCTCGAACAAATCATCGGGATGTTGGAAAATAAAGAAGGCGCTCATGTCGAAGATGAGGCCATTGCAAAGGAAATGGGTATTTCCGTAGAAGAGTTCAATACTCTTTTAACTAAAATCAGCGGTACCTCTCTAGTTTCGCTTAACGATATTTGGTTCCTCGGCGATGAGAACGACGAAGTTTCTTTTATGGAAACTTTGGAATCTCCGATGAATATGAATCCGGATACGATTATCGAAAAGGAAGAAATCAAGAACGTAATCGTCGAAGCCATCAAAACTCTTCCGGATAAAGAAAAGAAAGTAATCGTCCTTTATTATTACGAAGATCTAACGTTGAAAGAGATCGGAGAAGTCCTGGAAGTTACCGAATCAAGAATTTCGCAGTTGCATACTCGCGCAGTCGCGAGGCTTAGAAGTAAACTGGGAAAAGTGAAATCGGTCATAACTAAAAAGTAA
- a CDS encoding FapA family protein, with protein MSSLTSFLKDQSKELDRLQKEQVEVIAETLEKCVQLAASHLRKKPHEIDYIVLKRGKKKLFGSEPWHIRASIVPEDNFLDELSELDQKLTGGSGKLVSKDLKEFLQPKDKDGRILVQILRNGVYLTVFPPSGEGRAVEISEVSKKLSVRGVDQVDDVQIRKLVKEAKGEPTYISNMKARPGMEAKLVLDVAMDRMKAKVTLVPPKPGGRDLEVRDVINYLKNAGIKYGIKEDEIQRRLEEEFYNQPFTAAEGDLPINGKNATITYRVRTQKNVIFREDESGRVDYKDMDLIENVVVGQLLAEKIPAEKGKYGRTLFNELLPAKDGLDTELKQGKGTILSDDRTKLTAEVNGQVVYAAGRLSVETVYRVNGDVGIKTGNVTFLGSVIITGNVEDNYSVKAAGNIEIYGTVQKANVEADGDIIIRQGVSGRDEARIESTGGNVIAKFIQNATVITEKDVIVQEGILHCFISAGGKVVSNGKRGQIVGGTIRAAELIAAKVIGSSANPPTELVVGTDPKVLKQIADYEEKLAENQGKFEQLTKSLKTLKARKESDPASFTQDHEQQLAKTAKAVEKLETRVREYDNEIQNLQNYMEDKAANGKICIEKTLYGGVTLKIRNSDFKTRNEIKHKTFVEENGVIRQLPYQDPEPEKKDWRKNRSRVK; from the coding sequence ATGTCATCCTTAACTTCTTTCTTAAAAGACCAATCCAAGGAATTAGATCGGCTCCAGAAGGAGCAGGTAGAAGTCATTGCCGAAACATTAGAGAAGTGTGTTCAACTTGCGGCTTCGCATCTTCGGAAAAAACCCCACGAGATCGATTATATCGTATTAAAGCGCGGGAAGAAGAAGCTCTTCGGTTCCGAACCTTGGCATATTCGAGCCTCTATCGTTCCCGAAGACAATTTTCTGGACGAACTTTCGGAGTTGGATCAAAAACTTACTGGCGGGTCCGGTAAATTAGTTTCCAAAGATCTAAAGGAGTTCCTGCAACCGAAAGATAAGGACGGCCGCATTTTAGTGCAGATACTTCGCAACGGAGTTTATCTGACAGTCTTCCCTCCGTCAGGGGAAGGAAGAGCCGTCGAAATTTCCGAAGTTTCTAAAAAGCTATCCGTTAGGGGCGTTGATCAGGTTGATGACGTTCAAATTCGGAAGTTGGTAAAAGAAGCTAAAGGAGAGCCGACCTATATCTCCAACATGAAAGCTAGGCCGGGAATGGAAGCTAAACTGGTCCTGGATGTCGCTATGGATCGGATGAAGGCGAAAGTAACCTTAGTTCCCCCCAAACCCGGGGGTCGAGATTTAGAGGTTCGGGACGTGATCAACTATCTCAAGAATGCAGGCATTAAATACGGCATCAAGGAAGATGAGATCCAACGACGTCTGGAGGAAGAGTTCTATAACCAACCCTTTACGGCAGCCGAAGGTGATTTACCGATCAACGGAAAGAATGCTACGATTACCTATCGTGTTCGTACTCAGAAGAACGTCATATTCCGGGAAGATGAATCCGGCCGTGTCGATTATAAAGATATGGACCTCATTGAGAACGTTGTGGTAGGCCAGTTGCTTGCGGAAAAGATTCCCGCGGAAAAAGGGAAATACGGTCGGACCCTGTTTAATGAACTCCTACCGGCCAAAGACGGATTGGATACTGAGCTGAAACAAGGAAAAGGAACTATCCTTTCCGACGATAGAACCAAGCTCACCGCGGAAGTAAACGGACAAGTGGTCTATGCCGCCGGTCGTCTCTCCGTAGAGACCGTATATAGGGTAAACGGCGACGTAGGAATTAAAACCGGAAATGTTACTTTCCTCGGCTCGGTCATTATTACCGGCAATGTGGAAGATAATTATTCGGTAAAAGCCGCTGGGAACATCGAGATCTACGGAACTGTACAAAAAGCCAATGTGGAAGCCGACGGCGATATCATTATTAGGCAAGGGGTTTCAGGACGCGACGAAGCTCGCATCGAATCCACCGGCGGAAACGTGATCGCTAAGTTTATACAGAATGCAACCGTGATTACCGAAAAAGACGTAATCGTGCAAGAAGGGATTCTTCATTGTTTCATTAGCGCAGGCGGCAAAGTAGTTTCGAACGGGAAGCGAGGTCAAATTGTAGGAGGAACGATTCGTGCAGCCGAACTGATTGCCGCAAAAGTAATCGGCTCTTCCGCCAATCCACCGACGGAGCTCGTGGTCGGAACCGATCCGAAGGTCTTGAAACAGATCGCGGACTATGAGGAAAAGCTGGCGGAAAACCAGGGGAAATTCGAACAACTTACCAAAAGCCTCAAGACCTTGAAAGCGAGGAAGGAAAGCGACCCGGCTTCTTTTACTCAGGATCATGAGCAGCAATTGGCTAAGACGGCTAAGGCAGTCGAAAAACTGGAAACTAGAGTTCGAGAATATGATAACGAGATCCAGAACCTTCAAAACTATATGGAAGATAAGGCCGCCAACGGTAAGATTTGTATTGAAAAGACTTTGTACGGCGGCGTGACTCTCAAAATTCGTAATTCCGACTTTAAGACTCGAAACGAAATCAAGCATAAGACTTTCGTCGAGGAAAACGGTGTAATTAGGCAACTTCCGTACCAAGACCCGGAACCCGAGAAAAAAGACTGGAGAAAAAATCGAAGTCGAGTAAAATAA
- a CDS encoding DUF370 domain-containing protein, whose translation MSQFSVLNVGFGNIVMVSKIVGIIHSDSASAKRIRNEAKSNNSLIDATQGKKTRSIIITDSNHLVLSNLRVEALTRRIESRDNSIAEEEEEKD comes from the coding sequence ATGTCTCAATTCAGCGTCCTGAACGTTGGTTTCGGAAATATAGTGATGGTCTCGAAAATCGTCGGCATTATTCATTCCGATTCTGCATCCGCGAAACGGATTCGAAACGAAGCCAAAAGTAATAATAGTTTAATAGACGCTACGCAAGGAAAGAAAACCCGTTCCATTATAATCACCGACTCGAATCATTTGGTTCTTTCAAACCTTAGAGTGGAGGCCTTGACTCGCAGAATCGAAAGCAGAGATAATTCGATTGCCGAGGAAGAGGAAGAAAAAGACTGA
- the gmk gene encoding guanylate kinase: protein MSAKLFVLSSVAGGGKSTLIDRIREKHPEIAFSISCTTRPPRPGDQEGVTYFFLTNEAFERGIQEGEFLEWARVHDFYYGTPRKYIEDCLSKDRSVIMDLDVQGAALVKEKLKEIAVTIFILPPSEVEWEKRLRGRGTDSEESIATRIRNGKLELARKNEFQYIIVNDDLEKAVAKLEHILLSGSKP from the coding sequence TTGTCTGCGAAGCTTTTTGTCCTTTCCTCTGTAGCGGGCGGAGGCAAATCCACTCTGATCGATCGAATTCGCGAAAAGCATCCCGAGATTGCTTTTTCCATTTCTTGTACGACTCGGCCTCCGCGTCCAGGAGATCAGGAAGGCGTCACTTACTTCTTTTTAACCAACGAGGCGTTCGAAAGGGGAATTCAAGAAGGCGAATTTCTAGAATGGGCCCGAGTCCATGATTTTTATTACGGTACGCCTCGAAAATATATCGAAGACTGTTTATCGAAAGATCGGTCGGTCATCATGGATCTTGATGTGCAGGGAGCCGCGCTTGTTAAGGAAAAACTGAAAGAGATCGCAGTTACCATTTTCATTCTTCCTCCGAGCGAAGTCGAATGGGAAAAAAGACTTAGAGGACGCGGAACCGATTCGGAAGAGAGTATTGCTACGCGAATTCGAAACGGTAAATTGGAATTGGCTAGAAAAAACGAATTTCAATATATTATCGTTAATGACGATTTGGAAAAAGCCGTCGCGAAGTTGGAACATATCCTTCTTTCCGGATCGAAGCCTTGA
- a CDS encoding DUF3089 domain-containing protein, whose amino-acid sequence MSNRLTPPDYSDLKDWASHPDKIDPADDVPKNSGFVDRQSEAKADVFFIHPTTLIIGGKYWNADIAGESLNNKTDKGPIRSQASAFNDCCKIYAPRYRQATFYVFVEETPQGKEAIDFAYADVKKAFLYYLKNLNKGRPWILASHSQGTRHASRLLREVISPSDIKNNLIAAYAIGFPYRAEEVGLPACESPESTGCVINWNSYKWGKTPNRLVDRFRTSLCMNPLTWTNDEKHAAKELNLGSLPINFDRILPAIADAKCNEGILWVHDPDSRGFPAIGKDDTYHLVDYHLFYSNIRQNAKARVEKFLSLTSGAK is encoded by the coding sequence ATGAGTAACCGGTTAACTCCTCCGGATTATTCTGATTTGAAAGATTGGGCTTCTCATCCGGATAAAATCGACCCCGCCGATGATGTACCTAAGAATTCAGGATTTGTGGATCGACAATCCGAAGCGAAAGCGGACGTATTTTTCATACATCCAACCACGCTTATTATCGGCGGTAAATATTGGAACGCGGATATTGCGGGCGAAAGTTTAAATAATAAAACCGACAAGGGACCCATTCGATCCCAGGCGAGTGCATTTAACGATTGCTGTAAGATCTATGCGCCTCGTTACAGACAAGCAACGTTTTATGTTTTTGTGGAAGAGACTCCACAAGGAAAGGAGGCTATCGATTTCGCATACGCCGACGTCAAAAAAGCATTTCTTTATTATCTAAAAAATCTGAATAAAGGTCGTCCGTGGATCCTTGCTTCTCATAGCCAGGGGACGAGACACGCTAGTCGACTTTTAAGGGAAGTCATATCGCCTTCCGATATTAAAAATAATTTGATCGCAGCCTATGCAATCGGATTTCCATATCGTGCGGAAGAAGTGGGACTTCCTGCTTGCGAATCGCCAGAATCAACGGGATGCGTAATCAATTGGAATTCGTATAAATGGGGGAAAACGCCGAATCGACTTGTGGATCGTTTTCGCACTTCCTTATGCATGAATCCTCTTACCTGGACGAATGATGAAAAACACGCGGCTAAAGAACTGAATTTAGGCAGTCTTCCGATAAACTTTGATCGAATCTTACCGGCGATTGCGGATGCGAAATGTAACGAAGGAATCCTTTGGGTGCACGACCCGGATAGCAGAGGATTTCCGGCTATAGGGAAGGACGATACGTATCATCTGGTCGATTATCATTTATTTTATTCGAATATACGACAAAATGCTAAGGCGCGAGTGGAGAAGTTTCTCTCTTTAACTTCCGGAGCAAAGTAA
- a CDS encoding transporter → MNPNRRPIRSFFIFLFLLLCIVSLAAKGKKAKYVSGEDLVRNPSKAVGETVRLSGNVSHVLYKGNSVRFVLQFSGKPVVLDSDDSGLINRVNVGAYVEVCGFYLKNKKLELDGKRTDMPSIVVEQPYCSN, encoded by the coding sequence ATGAACCCTAACAGAAGACCGATACGGTCATTTTTTATATTCCTGTTTCTCCTTTTGTGCATTGTTTCCTTGGCTGCGAAAGGAAAAAAGGCAAAGTACGTGAGCGGAGAGGACTTAGTCCGAAATCCTTCCAAAGCGGTAGGAGAAACGGTCCGATTGTCGGGCAATGTTTCTCATGTTCTGTATAAGGGAAATTCAGTAAGATTCGTACTTCAATTTTCCGGCAAGCCGGTCGTGCTAGATTCCGATGATTCCGGATTAATTAATCGAGTCAATGTAGGCGCTTACGTGGAAGTATGCGGATTCTATCTAAAGAATAAAAAGCTCGAATTGGACGGTAAGCGTACGGATATGCCTTCCATAGTGGTCGAACAACCTTATTGTTCGAACTGA